In Acidobacteriota bacterium, the sequence CACACTCCCGGATCTCGACGAGTTAGTGGCGGGCAGCAACTAAATTCTCGACAGGTGGGCGACAGTCGACGCGGCGGCCTTCGAGGCCGCCGCGGTTTTTTATGCCGAATTGAGCTGTTGCTGAAACCGACTCAATTATCAATCAGCAGCTCCCTACCATCAAGTGAGACGACGAAATAGTCGTAGTTCAAGATCTCGAGGGCGGCCGGTTTGCCACCACCGGCGTATGGGTCGTCAGACATACCGATCGACGTCAGGACAACGCGGTCGTCGAACCGTGACTGGACGAGCCGGTGTTTCCCGTCGGACTGGCCGGTCACTATCCGTTTGATGCCCTGGGCGTCGAGGATGTGCGCCAGCTGCCCGCCGAACTCTTCCTCCAGCCACCTCGCTTCACCAGTGAAGTACAACGGGCCGTTCTTGTCGAGGATGATCCAGTCGCCACATTTACTGAGGTCTTGCACCTGGAGCATCTGAGCGACGCGCGGATTGTCTTTGGTCCGCTTGGAGGCCTTCAGCCCGTTGATAAATTCGACTTCCTGCTTGACGACCTCGACCAATTCGAGAATCGACGACGTGGGAAGGCCGAGGCCAGCGGTCACCATGAATTCCCGATGATCGTCAAAATACTTGATCTCCTCCGCGGCCCGACGGTTGAGCTCCTCGACGCCCATCGTTTCAAGCTCAGGACTGATCCCCGAATGGACGAAGAGGACGTCGTCGATGACAACCGCTACCGGAAGTGTCCTCAGCCAGGCTCCGTAGACCCCGGCCGGCCGCATCGATTCTGCGTATTCCGCCCAGCCCGGGGGGTGGAGGGCGAACCACTCGGCCTTGACTTCGGCCGTCGGTTCGAAACCCTCACCGAGCGAACTCGCCCGTTTCTGGCGCCACGCCACCCATGCTTCCCACGCTTCGAGCTGGAGCTGTTCGGAGTCCGGGCCTTTGAACGACTCGTAGGCCATGTAGTTGACCCATCGGCAATCTCCCATAATGTTCAGCGCCTCGTGATTTCCCATGAGCACGATGACCTGACCGCCTGCAGCTTCAGCCTCCTTCTGCAACCGCATGAATAGATCGAGGGTTGCACGAACGTGTTCACCGTCATCCATGAAATCGCCCGTCTGGATGAGAATTGAGTTGCCTCCGGTCCAGT encodes:
- a CDS encoding metallophosphoesterase translates to MVRQITLLKAREVLAAVLALAVFLPGFAFGASADTPRIVVIGEVQSAANTVRSFLEHVELIDAEANWTGGNSILIQTGDFMDDGEHVRATLDLFMRLQKEAEAAGGQVIVLMGNHEALNIMGDCRWVNYMAYESFKGPDSEQLQLEAWEAWVAWRQKRASSLGEGFEPTAEVKAEWFALHPPGWAEYAESMRPAGVYGAWLRTLPVAVVIDDVLFVHSGISPELETMGVEELNRRAAEEIKYFDDHREFMVTAGLGLPTSSILELVEVVKQEVEFINGLKASKRTKDNPRVAQMLQVQDLSKCGDWIILDKNGPLYFTGEARWLEEEFGGQLAHILDAQGIKRIVTGQSDGKHRLVQSRFDDRVVLTSIGMSDDPYAGGGKPAALEILNYDYFVVSLDGRELLIDN